The DNA sequence tttttctttctttatcaAACCTTAGCAGTTTGTCCCTCTTCAACTGTTTGCTCGGTCTGTAGACTGGTGGTGTTTGACAGGTATTGAGTGTTGCTCAGCATTTTGCACTCATGTAGCCTGCAGTAGTTAAAGTTTAAGCACGCCCTCTACTGGCCGGTCAAACAAAATACAGTACTAATATACGCCGTTAGATGGCGGAAGATACTACCTGTTTTTATTAAGAGAATGATTTTATGTTTTAATATTGATAAGTGTAGCCTACAATTTTGTTTGAGAAAATTCCAGTCAGTTTGTATACGTAAACCATATTTGTTGCTATGTAGTCTATAGTTGCGCCCTTATCTGATTTATCAGGAAAAAGAACACATAGCAAGCAGCTCAACATAACTGGCATGTCCATGTACCAGTACACATTGTATATCCACATTTCCCTTTAGTCTGccaataacatacagtatgtgatgtATTTGTATTAAAACTCCTATATGTAggcctaattaaataaaaaaatattaaatgatgtgtggGGTAGCAGCATATTTTCTTTCACTGGGATGAGGTGACCtcaagtgtgtttgtgtatgtcacagtaggttggtggcacctttattggggaggactggctcgtggtaatggctggagcagaatatgTGGTATCAAATATTCCTTTTGCTCCGTTCCAACCATTATgttgagccgtcctcccctcagcagcctccactgctgtttACAGAGTTTATACTCTGTCACTCTTTCTCCACATGCCTCGTGGCACTGATACCCCGACCATGGATCTGCTTGGAAACAAACTGCAGCGGTTCGGGTTACCAGGCAAGATCGATGGCGAGTGTGAGCCGCACGCTGGATGAGGGTGTCGCGTTGCGCGGAGGGGAGAGTATCGATGCATGGCCGATCGCTATCATAATCACACTTCCCCTCTTATCGCGCCTTCTGCTCCAGCTGCCTACTGAATAAAACATCCTCCTTCCTGTTGAAGAGTCACACCCCAAAATCTGGAGGGAAATAGACTCAAGAAGTCTCACTCATGCGTAAAGACACATGGCACCCTTTTATATAACTCATTAGGaatgaatgaataggtgtgtgtaacagtataactttagtccgtccccgcgaccaaaccagggaccctctgcacacatcaactgacacccacgaagcatcattacccatccctccacaaaagccgcagcccttgcagaggaaggggaaccactacttcaaggtctcaaagcgagtgacgtcaccgattgaaacgctggTAGCGCGcaacaccgctaactaagctagccatttcacatgcTTTTCACGAAACAGAACACTCAAGAGATTGAAAATACTGTATTATTGGTGCTAACACGAACTGCTGCAGACAGAGACCAAAAAAAGAGAAATAGGAATGTTTCTCCCATCTCTGATCAGGAAAATAATGAGTTGGCCTACAGATTACAAAGACAAGGATGAGGGGGGTTAGTTTGAGTTTTATCCAAGTTCGTTTTAagttccttcttcctctctctctgacacacacatccCAGAAGGCTTCACCTGAGGGCTGTAAATCAGTTACAGAGAACTGCCCCCCACACAAAGAGATACCACAGGTGCAGTGGCCCTTAGGGCGAGCAATTTaacagggagagggggtggggggcatGAAGAGGATGTATTTGCCCAAGATATGTTCCCTCATATGTGGGAGACCTGGAGGACAGCCCCAGGGTTGGAAGGACTGGGTGGGCCAAAAAGAGCATGGGAAAACTCTCAAAAGAACATGTGTGATGCAGTGCCATGAGTAAGACTGAAGTAGCTATGGGACTAGAGAAGCACAACAATAGTTATAGTCATCTATAAGAGGACTCGCCTCAATGGAAAATATGGAATAGGAATCAACACAAGACAGTGAGATATAGACTAAGATGCATATAGGTAACTGTGAGATTCCCATCTGGCTTCTGACTGCTCTGCAAACATATTTAAATTCCAAAGCACATTCAATTAAACTTAAATTAAAATGGTATCAACATCACAACATTCAGGATGGGAAAAGCAAACAAATAGCTTCCAGAAAATTACCTGGTTATTTTGGGGAAGAGGAAGCATTTGGCAAAATTCCTCAACAATGTTCATGTCCCTCCTCCTCTGGGACTCAAGTTTAGGGGATGTCAATCAATAAGACATAATGAGATTTATGTATAACTAACTGCTACTCTTTATGCCCAGCAGGGAATACTTTGTGACCTTTGAACAAACCTAAAGAACCATGCACAGTCTTAATTCAGACAACAGATTATTTAAAAGAGTCCTGCAAAATGAGAATGATTGTGCTCTTGCACATAcattgcatttggaaagtattcagacccattgactttttccacactttgttacattacagccttattctaaaatcctcatcaacacacacacaataccccttaatgacaaagagaaaaaaggtttagacatttttgcaaatgtattaaaaataacagaaataccttatttacgtaagtattcgaaattgagctcagatgcatccggtttccattgaccatccttgagatgtttttacaatttGATGAGACTCCCCCTGTGGTAAAATTAAATTGATTagacatgttttggaaaggcacacactggTCTTTATatggtcccacagctgacagtgcaaagtcagagcaaaaaccaagccatgaggtcgaaggaattgtccatagagctccgagacagaaaaCTAgctctgtggaagggtaccaaacatttctgcagcatttaagatcttaaatggaagaagtttggaaccgttaagactcttcctagagctggccgcccagccaaactgagcaatcgggggagaagggcctttgtcatggaggtgaccaaggacccgatggtcactgacagtgctccagagttcctctgtggagatgagagaaccttccagaaggacaaccatctctgcagcactccactaatcaggcctttatggtagtggccagacagaagccactcctttatttttatttatctgttattttaccaggtaagttgactgagaacacattctcatttgcagcaacgacctggggaatagttacaggggagaggagggggatgaatgagccaattgtatactggggattattaggtgaccatgatggtttgatagccagattgggaatttagccaggacaccagggttaacacccctaaatgccatgggatctttaatgacctcagagagtcaggacacccgtttaacttcccatccgaaagacagaaccctacacagggcagtgtccccaattaCTGCCCTGAGGCATTGGGATCTTTTTTTacaccagaggaaagagtgcctcctactggccctacaacaccacttccagcagcatctggtctcctatccaggaactgaccaggaccaaccctgcttagcttcagaagcaagccagcagtggtatgcagggtggtatgctgctgccagtaaaaggcacatgacagcccacttggagtttgccaaaaggcacctaaaggactctcaggccatgagaaacaagattctctggtctgatgaaatcaagattgaactctttgtcctgaatgccgagcttcacgtctggaggaaacctggcaccatcccgccggtgaagcatggtggtggcagcatcatgctgtggggatgtttttcagcagcagggactgggagactagtcagaattgagggaaagattaacagagcaaagtacagagagatccttgttgaaaacctgctccagagtgctcaggacctcagactggggcaaagtttcACCTCCCAACAGCACAACGACCTttagcatacagccaagacaatgcaggagtggcttcgggacaagtctctgaatgcccttgagtggcccagccagagtccggacttgaacccgatcaaacatccctggagagacctgaaaatagctgtatagcgtcgctccccatccaacctgacagagcttgagaggatctgcagagaagaatgggagaaactccccaaatacaggtgtaccaagcttgttgcatcatacccaagaagactgtaatcactaccaaaggtgcttcaacaaagtactgagtaaagggtctgagggtctgtaaatgtgatgttttttctttttaataaacttgcaaaatgtctaaacatgtttttgctttttaattatggggtattgtgtggagattgaggGAGGGGGGAATAGGGCTTGAACGTAAcaatcaagaggtctgaatactttccgaaaagCACTGTACAGTATGCCACTTACTGGCAAATAACCTTGGGACGGGCACTCAAGCCCCAAGTTAACCGCACTGGTTTAAGTGCCAACTGTTTGAGAAGAAATAAATATGCTATTGAGACAATTAGCTAACAAAGTGGTCAGGATGGGGTGAGTCGCAGCGAAGAGACAAGATGATACGGAGAACGCAGAGCAGGGTGTGAAGTGACAGTCAGCACATCTGGTCTCATCTATAATGCATGGTTCTTTAAACGGCAGTTTGTCGCATATTGAGCGCTGCCACCTGAAATCAACACTGACACCCAAGCTTCTGCCTGGGGAAACAGGctagaggagagtgagaggatggagaggaggaggagagaaagagagaagtcaAGAGTCAGAGTTCTGTTCATCCCAACATATCCCTTGCTTTCGAGCCTGAAACTATTTGAGATACAGTAGAGAATACATCTGGCTATGTTCTAAGAGTGTGTAGACGTATTCACAACACTGAATACCATACTTCTCGTCTTTTATTATTAAAATGAAAAACTAAATTAGCGCCCTAAACAAAATAGAACGTCAGGAATAATCTTAATCAGCAATCCAAAGTGTGAACTTGGTATCATTTTCTCACATTCAATTCTAAACACACAGCTCAGATTCCTCTCGGTTCCAAAacaaaaaacattattttcacATAATGACAGCCCATCCACTGCCTGCCATCATCTCTTTGACAAAGACAGGTGAAGTGGGCAAATTAACAGTCTATTTCCCTGTGATGAGGGGGTTTCTCAGCACCACGATCACGGAGTCTCCTCTCAGAAACATCTTGGAGACGTAACGGTCCTTGTTTACTGGTTTGGACTTCTTCTTGCCCTTGCCACTCTTGGGCACTTCTGtccacatctccttcacattcTCCAGGACCATGTTGCAGTGTCTGCATTGAGAGGGGAATACAAATGTATACAGTTAACCAAAAAAGCATTAAGAATCAAGTCTTTGGGGGGTCTTTGGGGGGGATATGGGTAACATGTGATAACAAAATGCACACATTATCTTGTGTCTGTATTTGTTGGACATTTGTGGTTAACCATATAACTCCAATTGATGACTTCCCaactattttttttatgttttttatttcacctttatttaaccaggtaagctagttgagaacaagttctcatttgcaactgcgacctggccaagataaagcaaagcagttcgacacatacaacaacacagagttacacatggaataaacaaaacatacagtcaataatacagtagaaaacaaagtctatatacagtgagtgcaaattaagtcaaataagggagttaaggcaataaataggccatggtggcgaagtaattacaatatggcaattaaacactggaatggtagatgtgcaaaagatggatgtgcaagtagagatgctgtggtgcaaaaggagcaaaataaataaatacagtatgtggatgaggtagatagatgggctgtatacagatgggctatgaacaggtgcagtgatctgtgagctgctctgacagctggttcttaaagctaatgagggagatgggaatctccagcttcagtgatttttgcagttcgttccagtcagtggcagcagagaactggaaggaaaggcgaccaaaggaggaattggctttgggggtgaccagtgagatatacctactggagcgcgtgctacgagtgggtgctgctatggtgaccagcgaagCAGAGACTTgaagataacctgtagccagtgggtttagcgacaagtatgaagcgagggccagccaacgagagcgtacaggtcgcagtggtgggtagtatatggggctttggtgacaaaacggatggcactgtgataaactacatccagtttgctgagtagagtgttggaggctattttatagatgacatcgccgaagtcaaggatcggaaggatggtcagttttacgagggtatgtttggcagcatgagtgaaggaagctttgtttcgAAATAGGAAGCAaattctagattacatttttgattggagatgcttaatgtgagtctggaaggagagtttacagtctagccagacacctaggtatttgtagttatccacgtattctaagtcagagccgtccagagtagtgatgctggatgggcgggcaggtgcgggcaatgattggttgaatagcatgcatttagttttatttgcgtttaagagcaagttggaggccacggaaggagagttgtatggcattgaagctcgtctggaggttagttaacacaatgtccaaagaagggccagaagtatacagaatggtgtcgtctgcgtggaggtagatcagagaatcaccagcagcaagagcaacatcattgacgtatacagagaagagagtcagcccgagaattgaaccctgtgacacccccatagagactgccaaaggtccggacaacaggccctccgatttgacacactgagctctatcagagaagtagttggtgaaccaggcaaggcaatcatttgagaaaccaaggctgttgagtctgccaataagaatgtggtgattgacagagtcgaaagccttggccaggtcgatgaatacagctgcacagtaatgtctcttatcgatggcggttatgatatcattaaGGACCTTGTGCGTGGCTGAGGtgaacccatgaccagcttggaaaccagattgcatagcggagaaggtacgatgtgattcaaaatggtcagtaatcgttttgttaacttggctttcgaataccttagagatgcagggtaggatagatataggtctgtagcagtttgggtctagagtgtctccccctttgaagagggggatgaccgcggtagctttccaatctttgggaatctcagacgatacgaaagagaggttgaacaggctagtaataggggttgtaacaatttcggcagataattttagaaagagagggtccagattgtctagcccggcggATTTGTAgcggtccagattttgcagctctttcacaacatcagctatctggatatgggtgaaggagaaatggtgggggcttgggcgggttgctgtggagggtgctggGCAGTTGACCTGGGTAGGGgttgccaggtggaaagcatggccagccgtagagaaatgcttattgaaattctcaattatagtggatttgtcgGCTTGTGGAAAATACAGTGGCCTAGCTACATAAATACCTGTCAAATGCCTTGACACGGCCAAGCAGCTTCTTGTTGTTTCGGCAGTTGACGAGGACCTGTGTGTTGTTTTTGACAGACTGGGTGAGCACAGACAGGGGCCCAGTATtaaactcctcctcctcccgcttCTGGAGCTCCTCAGGAGTCATCTCAGACTTGGGTTTATTTAACAGGCTCCTGGAAGGATTATTGAGGATACTTATTGTTAACAGAGTTAAACTCCAAGCAATTCAAACATTGTTGATCGAGATGATGATGATTGAGACTTGACCAAACTAACGTTAATTTAGACCAACAGTTAGCTGCTAACAAAGTGGAAAACTGTTTTACATGAAGTGGCCAAAGGCAATATGTATTAGCTTGTTGGCTGATAAGTTCCTAGGTTTATTatggttagctagctacagtagttactATCGCTAGTAACGTTAGGTCATCATACACTATCgttaaccagccagccagctagccaaaTTTAACCACAATTCTTTCCACAGTGATTAGGCTCTGTTTAACTGTATATAAACAATGCACACATTGGTCATTTAAAGTAAGTTACTTACATATTTTCTTCAGCGAATGGCGATTTTAGCAGGAAACCAAGCTAGTAAATATGTTAGCTTTTTGCCTGCTTCTTTAATCTCCAACGCCACACTCGTGTGTTCTCTGTACAAcaacttcttcttctttggtttaAGGGCAGTTGGCATTCAATTTTGTTgtattaccgccacctactagactggagtatatATATACCCTTATGCTTTGCTTGAAAAATAAATTAACAaaaccctaccatctaaccctacactcaacgaaaacccaccaccctactccactatttaatcTATCAAGTCCTACCTCAGGCCAAAAGCCTTAAAAGACAGGacaccactacacaacacaccctgtaactctgaCATCAAGTCTCGTACACCCAAATTTCTCTCTGCATCTGCCACTACAACCTACATTTTCTGTGACTTAAGTTctatccctgcagtacagttgatagccattgctataaatgcaaaaaatccaatcttactaaaacatacagtgccttgcgaaagtattcggcccccttgaactttgcgaccttttgccacatttcaggcttcaaacataaagatataaaactgtatttttttgtgaagaatcaacaacaagtgggac is a window from the Oncorhynchus mykiss isolate Arlee chromosome 24, USDA_OmykA_1.1, whole genome shotgun sequence genome containing:
- the snrpd2 gene encoding small nuclear ribonucleoprotein Sm D2, with product MSLLNKPKSEMTPEELQKREEEEFNTGPLSVLTQSVKNNTQVLVNCRNNKKLLGRVKAFDRHCNMVLENVKEMWTEVPKSGKGKKKSKPVNKDRYVSKMFLRGDSVIVVLRNPLITGK